One genomic window of Paenisporosarcina antarctica includes the following:
- a CDS encoding 2-hydroxy-3-keto-5-methylthiopentenyl-1-phosphate phosphatase, with translation MKNLTIFCDFDGTITTQDNIIHIMKKFNPPEWESIKDNILAQNISIEEGVRKMFSLLPSSLKDEVISYVLKEAQIREGFGSFVVFTKKYNIQLYIVSGGIDFFVKPLLEPYGPFEDIYCNIADFSEDTIKIIFPFGCDETCPSQGCGCCKPSIMRNRLPKDATSIVIGDSITDLEAAKLADIVIARDFLVEKCEELRLPYEKYESFHDVITIIETRLGVKS, from the coding sequence ATGAAAAATCTAACTATTTTTTGTGATTTTGACGGGACTATAACGACTCAGGACAACATTATTCATATTATGAAAAAGTTTAATCCACCTGAATGGGAATCAATAAAAGATAATATTTTAGCACAAAATATTTCAATTGAAGAGGGAGTTAGAAAGATGTTTTCACTGCTGCCGTCTTCACTAAAGGATGAAGTAATATCATACGTACTTAAAGAAGCGCAGATTCGTGAAGGTTTTGGGTCTTTTGTGGTCTTTACAAAGAAATACAATATCCAGCTATACATAGTTAGTGGAGGAATTGATTTTTTCGTCAAACCTCTTCTAGAGCCATATGGTCCTTTTGAAGACATCTATTGCAACATAGCTGACTTTTCTGAAGATACTATTAAAATTATTTTCCCTTTTGGATGTGATGAAACTTGTCCTAGTCAAGGGTGCGGTTGTTGCAAACCGTCTATCATGCGAAATCGTCTTCCTAAAGATGCTACTAGCATAGTTATCGGAGATTCAATAACAGACCTAGAAGCGGCTAAACTTGCAGACATAGTAATTGCAAGAGATTTTCTCGTTGAAAAATGTGAAGAGTTAAGACTGCCTTACGAAAAATATGAAAGCTTTCATGATGTAATTACGATTATCGAGACACGATTGGGTGTGAAGTCATGA
- a CDS encoding 2,3-diketo-5-methylthiopentyl-1-phosphate enolase, which produces MSEITACYQLFGKPGSFEKKAEGIALGLTIGSWTDLPMLEQQQLKKHKGTVVSIKEFVDESYQITPEVIKAEVKISYPSANFTSDIPAILATVFGKLSLDGKVKLLDLEFGKKLGSNFPGPKFGIEGIRTILNVHERPLVMSIFKGVIGRDIDYLVAQLREQALGGVDLVKDDEILFENQHTPFEQRITRGRKVLQQVYEETGHKTLYAINLTGRTSELRGKAKRASEIGADALLFNVHTYGLDVLQELAEDKEIQLPIMAHPAFSGAFTSSSFYGLSNPLLLGKLTRYLGADLSLFPSPYGSVALEKDVALAIAEELTKESTFKRTFPVPSAGIHPGLVPLLVQDYGIDCVINAGGGVHGHPSGGAAGGRAFRQAIDAVLEGKELSEVVKEQNELREALKLWGSDK; this is translated from the coding sequence ATGAGCGAAATAACAGCATGCTATCAGCTTTTTGGAAAGCCCGGTTCTTTTGAGAAAAAGGCAGAAGGAATTGCACTTGGTTTAACAATTGGATCTTGGACGGATTTACCGATGCTCGAACAACAACAATTAAAAAAACATAAAGGTACTGTCGTATCAATAAAAGAGTTTGTAGACGAATCTTACCAAATAACACCGGAAGTAATTAAAGCAGAAGTGAAAATTTCTTATCCTAGTGCAAATTTCACGTCAGATATACCAGCAATCTTGGCGACTGTTTTCGGAAAGCTGTCTCTAGACGGTAAAGTCAAATTACTAGATTTAGAATTTGGAAAGAAACTAGGAAGTAATTTTCCGGGTCCTAAGTTCGGGATTGAGGGAATTCGTACTATTCTTAATGTTCATGAACGACCACTGGTTATGAGTATTTTTAAAGGAGTAATTGGTAGGGATATAGATTATTTGGTAGCACAATTACGAGAGCAAGCTTTAGGGGGAGTTGATCTTGTTAAGGATGATGAGATTTTATTTGAAAATCAGCATACTCCATTTGAACAGCGTATTACAAGAGGTAGAAAAGTTTTACAACAAGTATATGAAGAAACTGGACATAAAACTTTGTATGCAATTAATTTAACAGGGAGAACATCTGAACTAAGAGGGAAGGCGAAGAGGGCGAGTGAGATAGGGGCTGATGCCTTACTATTTAATGTTCATACGTATGGACTTGATGTCCTGCAAGAGTTAGCTGAAGACAAAGAAATTCAATTACCGATCATGGCGCATCCAGCGTTTAGTGGAGCTTTCACTTCTTCTTCATTTTACGGGCTATCAAATCCACTACTCCTCGGGAAGTTAACACGCTATTTAGGTGCGGACTTGTCACTCTTCCCATCACCATATGGTAGTGTAGCTCTAGAAAAAGATGTAGCCCTTGCAATTGCTGAAGAATTGACGAAAGAATCTACTTTTAAACGAACTTTTCCAGTTCCATCTGCAGGTATCCATCCGGGGCTAGTCCCGCTACTAGTTCAGGATTATGGAATTGACTGTGTGATTAATGCTGGCGGTGGTGTGCACGGACATCCATCGGGAGGAGCTGCTGGTGGACGAGCATTCAGACAAGCAATTGATGCTGTTTTAGAAGGTAAAGAATTGTCGGAAGTAGTTAAAGAACAAAATGAATTGAGAGAAGCACTTAAATTATGGGGAAGTGACAAATGA
- a CDS encoding DHH family phosphoesterase, translating to MKKLLSHSDLDGVGCGILAKLAFGKQVKVRYNSVASLNREVEWFLENDSKDTFLFITDLSVNEANEKKLNTFFQAEGKVQLIDHHKTALHFNNYEWGHVVVEDDEGKLTSATSLFYQFLVEHQLMEPTGSVSEFVELVRQYDTWEWEKNENFQAQRLNALFFLVSIEEFEEKMISRLMTSEHFFFDEFEKKILDMEDNKIERYIRRKRRELVQSKVGEHYAGIVYAESYHSELGNELGKEYPHLDYIAILNIGGKRLGFRTVHDHIDVSEVAGKFGGGGHEKASGCSLTDEAYKKFVVGTFHIDPLREDAKRNRYNLKRSKFGSLYKNQINEVFFLYQVNDQDWVIEQNKKRIDTTYVSFEEGEKYLKRNHGAWLVRDDTFVSYLMDNASKLKNE from the coding sequence ATGAAAAAACTGTTGTCCCATAGTGATTTGGATGGAGTTGGATGTGGTATTTTAGCAAAGCTCGCTTTTGGTAAACAGGTGAAGGTAAGATACAATTCTGTTGCGAGTCTTAATCGTGAAGTAGAATGGTTTTTGGAAAATGATAGTAAGGATACATTTTTATTTATTACAGATTTATCTGTAAATGAAGCGAATGAAAAGAAGCTTAATACATTTTTTCAAGCTGAAGGAAAGGTTCAATTGATTGATCACCATAAGACGGCTCTTCATTTTAATAATTATGAATGGGGGCATGTGGTAGTAGAAGATGACGAAGGAAAATTAACTTCAGCAACTTCTCTGTTTTATCAATTTCTTGTGGAGCATCAACTAATGGAGCCAACTGGATCTGTGTCGGAATTTGTAGAGCTTGTTAGACAGTATGATACTTGGGAATGGGAGAAAAACGAGAATTTTCAAGCACAGCGCCTAAATGCACTCTTTTTTTTAGTGTCAATTGAAGAATTTGAAGAAAAAATGATTAGCCGACTTATGACAAGCGAACATTTCTTTTTTGATGAGTTTGAAAAGAAAATACTTGATATGGAAGATAATAAAATTGAACGTTATATTCGCCGGAAGAGGCGAGAACTTGTTCAGTCTAAAGTCGGTGAACATTATGCCGGTATCGTTTACGCGGAATCATATCATTCTGAGCTTGGAAATGAACTTGGTAAAGAGTATCCGCATCTTGACTATATTGCCATATTAAATATAGGAGGAAAACGATTAGGATTTAGAACGGTTCACGACCATATTGATGTATCTGAAGTAGCAGGTAAGTTCGGTGGTGGAGGCCACGAAAAAGCTTCGGGTTGTTCTTTGACTGATGAAGCCTACAAGAAGTTTGTGGTTGGAACGTTTCACATAGATCCTCTCAGAGAAGACGCGAAACGAAATCGTTATAACTTGAAACGGTCTAAATTTGGTTCTCTGTATAAAAACCAAATAAATGAAGTCTTTTTTCTATATCAAGTCAATGATCAAGATTGGGTGATTGAACAAAATAAAAAAAGAATTGATACGACTTATGTGAGTTTTGAAGAAGGTGAAAAATACTTAAAAAGAAATCACGGAGCCTGGCTAGTTAGAGACGATACTTTTGTAAGTTATTTAATGGATAATGCCAGTAAGTTAAAAAATGAATAG
- a CDS encoding amino acid ABC transporter permease, protein MDFPEIRWDIIWDYRELFIRGIWVTLGLTIVGYLGGIVLGLFIGMGKLSKKKWVYYPSKYFVDFFRGTPLLVQILLIHLAIIPGIFGHSLGYFVSGSVALILNSAAYNAEIIRAGIQSIEKGQMEAARSLGMPNNIAMRHIILPQALRRMIPPLGNELIALLKDSSLVTVIAASDILYAGKVVAGAYQRFWEPYITVAILYLCLTYVFGKIITYIEKRFSNSFVPKQKKGMFSTRR, encoded by the coding sequence TTGGATTTCCCCGAAATAAGATGGGACATAATTTGGGATTACAGAGAATTATTTATTAGAGGGATTTGGGTTACATTAGGGCTTACAATTGTCGGTTATCTAGGAGGCATTGTATTAGGTTTATTTATTGGAATGGGTAAGCTTTCAAAGAAAAAATGGGTTTATTACCCAAGTAAGTACTTTGTCGATTTCTTTCGAGGCACACCGTTGCTTGTTCAAATTCTACTAATACATTTAGCCATAATACCTGGAATTTTCGGGCACTCTTTAGGTTATTTTGTATCAGGTTCAGTTGCACTTATTTTAAATAGTGCTGCATATAATGCAGAAATTATCCGTGCTGGGATTCAGTCGATTGAAAAAGGTCAAATGGAAGCAGCAAGATCACTAGGCATGCCAAATAATATAGCAATGAGACATATTATTTTACCTCAAGCGTTGCGTCGAATGATTCCACCACTTGGAAATGAATTAATTGCCTTGTTAAAAGATTCTTCTCTAGTAACTGTAATTGCAGCAAGTGATATATTATATGCAGGTAAAGTAGTTGCGGGTGCCTATCAACGCTTTTGGGAACCTTATATTACCGTTGCAATCCTTTACTTATGCCTAACATATGTATTCGGAAAAATTATTACTTATATAGAAAAGCGCTTTAGTAATAGTTTTGTTCCTAAACAGAAAAAAGGAATGTTCTCAACTCGGCGTTAA
- a CDS encoding amino acid ABC transporter ATP-binding protein, giving the protein MIKINGLHKSFGKLEVLKGIDYEVKEKEIICVIGPSGSGKSTFLRCINMLEEVTAGEVFIDGVKVNDSKTDINAIRKEVGMVFQQFNLFPHMRVLENITIAPIKIRKMNPADAKKLAYELLEKVGLRDKANVYPEQLSGGQMQRVAIARALAMQPKIMLFDEPTSALDPEMVNEVLDVMKQLAYEGMTMVVVTHEMGFAREMGDRVLFMDQGVLVEEGIPDQIFNDPQHERTKAFLSKVL; this is encoded by the coding sequence ATGATTAAAATCAATGGATTGCATAAATCGTTTGGCAAACTAGAAGTGCTTAAAGGCATTGATTATGAAGTAAAGGAAAAAGAAATTATTTGTGTAATTGGCCCAAGTGGCTCAGGAAAAAGTACATTTTTGCGATGTATTAATATGTTAGAAGAGGTTACTGCAGGTGAAGTCTTTATTGATGGTGTAAAAGTAAATGATTCCAAAACAGATATTAATGCCATTCGAAAAGAAGTAGGGATGGTTTTTCAACAGTTTAATCTCTTTCCGCATATGCGGGTGTTGGAAAATATCACAATTGCACCAATTAAAATCAGAAAAATGAACCCAGCAGATGCTAAAAAACTAGCTTATGAATTACTGGAAAAAGTAGGACTACGTGATAAAGCAAATGTTTATCCCGAACAATTATCTGGAGGTCAAATGCAGCGAGTGGCAATAGCGAGGGCATTAGCCATGCAACCTAAAATTATGCTATTCGATGAGCCTACTTCTGCACTTGATCCGGAGATGGTAAACGAAGTGTTGGATGTTATGAAACAACTTGCGTATGAAGGTATGACCATGGTTGTTGTAACGCACGAAATGGGCTTTGCAAGAGAAATGGGAGACCGGGTTTTATTTATGGATCAAGGGGTCCTCGTAGAAGAAGGAATACCCGACCAAATATTTAATGATCCGCAACATGAGCGAACTAAAGCATTCTTAAGTAAAGTCTTATAA
- a CDS encoding basic amino acid ABC transporter substrate-binding protein — protein MKSLKRIFSVGIILSSVSLALFGCGTGTSTSENGDTGEDKKYIIATDATYAPMEYMDKDGNIVGTDIDIVNAIADELGIEVEFKNYGWEPLFSAVKNEEVDFAVSSITITDERKQTFDFTEPYYAANQLILVPEDSTVTKFDDLKDMRISVQINTTGHEVVKGLLGKTSSKIVAPESMPLAISEMINGNADAAIGDNAVINEYVKNNPDVKLKTVEDDTFEKEYYGLMVKKGNVELIELLNEGIEKIKANGKLKEITGFDVE, from the coding sequence TTGAAAAGTTTGAAACGTATTTTTTCAGTTGGAATTATTTTATCTAGTGTAAGTTTAGCTTTGTTTGGGTGTGGTACAGGAACCTCAACAAGTGAGAATGGGGATACCGGGGAAGATAAGAAATATATAATCGCGACAGATGCAACGTACGCTCCAATGGAGTATATGGATAAAGACGGAAATATAGTTGGTACAGACATCGACATCGTTAATGCTATTGCAGACGAATTAGGTATTGAAGTAGAGTTTAAAAATTATGGTTGGGAACCATTATTCTCAGCAGTAAAAAATGAGGAAGTAGACTTTGCTGTATCCTCTATAACGATTACAGACGAGCGAAAACAAACATTTGACTTTACTGAACCTTATTACGCGGCAAATCAATTAATTCTTGTACCGGAAGATTCAACTGTTACTAAATTTGATGACTTGAAAGATATGAGAATTTCTGTACAAATTAATACCACGGGTCATGAAGTAGTAAAAGGATTACTTGGAAAGACGAGTTCTAAAATTGTCGCTCCTGAATCAATGCCTCTAGCAATCAGTGAAATGATTAACGGAAATGCAGATGCTGCTATTGGAGACAACGCAGTAATAAATGAATATGTAAAAAATAATCCGGATGTAAAATTGAAAACAGTTGAAGATGATACTTTTGAAAAAGAGTATTATGGATTAATGGTTAAAAAAGGAAATGTAGAGTTAATCGAATTATTAAACGAAGGAATTGAAAAAATAAAAGCAAATGGGAAATTAAAAGAAATCACTGGGTTTGATGTAGAATAA
- a CDS encoding amino acid ABC transporter permease produces MMNEIKWGLLFDPQLAIDAFPYVLGGIWYTLLISLVSMMIGLVIGFFLALARTSRFTILQWPARLYISFMRGVPILVILFLLYFGFPVIGIEFSAVQAAMIGFSLNSAAYIAEILRSSLSSVDIGQWESSKALGLSYWQSMKRIILPQSIRIAIPPLSNVLMDLIKASSLAAMITVPEMFQKARIVGAREYDLLTLLILVALMYWAICSAMTVLQNYLEKRYTKYL; encoded by the coding sequence CTGATGAATGAAATTAAATGGGGACTCCTCTTTGATCCTCAATTAGCTATAGATGCTTTTCCCTATGTTCTCGGTGGAATTTGGTATACGCTCTTAATCTCGCTTGTCAGTATGATGATTGGGTTAGTCATCGGTTTTTTCCTTGCTCTTGCACGTACATCTAGATTCACTATATTACAGTGGCCAGCTAGATTATATATCTCATTTATGCGCGGTGTCCCAATTCTCGTTATTTTATTTTTGTTATATTTCGGATTTCCAGTCATCGGAATCGAATTTTCGGCCGTACAAGCTGCTATGATTGGCTTCAGTTTAAACAGCGCTGCATACATTGCTGAAATATTGCGTTCTTCCCTATCGTCGGTTGATATTGGGCAATGGGAATCATCAAAAGCACTTGGACTTTCTTACTGGCAATCGATGAAAAGAATTATTTTGCCACAATCTATAAGAATTGCCATTCCCCCACTATCAAATGTGTTGATGGATTTAATTAAAGCTTCTTCTCTTGCAGCCATGATTACGGTACCTGAAATGTTTCAAAAAGCACGTATAGTAGGTGCTCGAGAATATGATTTATTAACACTTCTAATTCTTGTGGCACTTATGTATTGGGCAATTTGTTCTGCGATGACTGTCCTACAAAACTATTTAGAAAAACGTTATACAAAATATCTATAA
- a CDS encoding DUF4097 family beta strand repeat-containing protein — protein MEKSLYLEELKNELGNLKPDELKDIISDFNEYFANGNKDGKTDLEIIESLGTSKFIASELLKAYTEDDMIPENLPVAGEYRKVDMQIENGHLTIEPSHDEIAHVNMSDHSNQTLLSMDVMGDTLMIKVKQSRRFFPFGIGMKVPVVSVKLPVRMYESIKVNNDNGSTKGHSLRAEVVAIESDNGRIELSQVVATQLRTISDNGRIMLTKVQVTELEVESDNGRLELSNVKADVVRAKSDNGRIELHDVQAMIEAKTDNGRIVGYVKILTRPISLKTDNGSIELTMNHKPEHATIRVDRDWGKVSVFGEKSRDMIFGDGSVLIQLSSDNGSITVKEA, from the coding sequence ATGGAAAAATCGCTTTATTTAGAGGAATTAAAAAATGAATTAGGGAACTTAAAGCCGGATGAACTGAAGGATATTATTAGTGATTTCAATGAGTATTTTGCGAATGGTAATAAGGACGGCAAAACAGATTTGGAAATAATAGAGTCTCTTGGGACGTCTAAATTTATTGCGTCTGAATTATTGAAAGCATACACCGAGGATGACATGATTCCAGAGAATTTACCGGTGGCTGGCGAGTATAGGAAAGTGGATATGCAAATTGAGAATGGCCATTTGACAATTGAACCGTCTCATGACGAAATAGCACATGTGAATATGTCAGATCATTCAAATCAAACATTGCTTTCGATGGATGTGATGGGTGATACACTTATGATTAAAGTAAAGCAGTCACGTCGGTTTTTCCCATTTGGTATTGGAATGAAGGTACCTGTAGTGTCGGTAAAATTGCCGGTTCGAATGTATGAATCGATTAAAGTGAATAATGATAATGGTTCTACGAAGGGTCATTCATTGCGTGCTGAGGTTGTGGCGATAGAGTCAGATAATGGCCGCATTGAGTTGAGTCAGGTAGTCGCAACGCAACTTCGCACGATTTCTGATAACGGTCGTATTATGCTGACGAAAGTGCAGGTAACTGAACTTGAAGTAGAAAGTGATAATGGCCGTTTAGAGCTTAGTAATGTGAAGGCTGATGTAGTACGCGCGAAGTCTGATAATGGTCGCATTGAGTTACATGATGTACAGGCAATGATTGAAGCAAAAACGGATAATGGAAGAATTGTAGGCTATGTAAAGATCTTGACTAGGCCAATCAGCTTGAAGACTGATAATGGTAGCATTGAACTTACGATGAATCACAAACCGGAACATGCTACAATTCGTGTGGATCGTGATTGGGGTAAAGTAAGCGTATTCGGTGAGAAGTCGAGGGACATGATTTTCGGAGATGGTTCTGTGCTAATTCAGCTGAGCTCGGATAATGGAAGCATTACGGTAAAGGAAGCTTAG
- a CDS encoding methylthioribulose 1-phosphate dehydratase, which produces MKLLQEKWNELADIKDELATRDWFMGTSGNLSIKVNDSPTQFLVSASGKDKRKRTSKDFLVVDNKGSSVEVSDLRPSAETLLHCAVYNNSTAGCSLHVHTVANNVISELYGRSGKIDFKGLELIKAFNLWQEDDVLSIPIIHNFGEIPKLAEEFQSHVKSDKGAVLIRNHGITVWGVNGFEAKKLLEACEFLFQYQLTLDQLNVK; this is translated from the coding sequence ATGAAACTACTTCAGGAGAAGTGGAATGAACTAGCAGATATAAAAGATGAGTTAGCTACTCGGGATTGGTTTATGGGAACAAGTGGGAATCTTTCTATTAAAGTAAACGATAGCCCAACCCAATTCCTAGTATCAGCCAGTGGTAAAGATAAGAGAAAAAGAACTTCTAAAGACTTCTTAGTTGTTGATAACAAAGGGAGTTCAGTTGAAGTTAGTGATCTCCGCCCGTCAGCTGAAACACTTTTACACTGTGCCGTCTACAATAATTCAACTGCTGGTTGTAGTCTCCATGTTCATACTGTTGCAAATAATGTTATCTCTGAATTATACGGGAGATCTGGGAAGATTGACTTTAAAGGTCTAGAACTTATCAAAGCGTTTAATCTTTGGCAGGAAGATGATGTTCTAAGTATTCCAATCATTCATAATTTCGGAGAAATCCCAAAATTGGCGGAAGAGTTCCAATCACATGTCAAAAGTGATAAAGGAGCTGTACTGATTAGAAATCACGGGATTACGGTATGGGGAGTAAATGGTTTCGAAGCAAAAAAACTACTAGAAGCTTGTGAGTTTTTATTCCAATATCAACTAACGTTGGATCAATTAAATGTTAAATAA
- a CDS encoding DUF421 domain-containing protein, translating into MDLNLIWQTVLIFVIGTLILRVSGRKSISQMTIPQTVIMIGIGTLLIQPVTGRGLWTTFGVASVLVLSLIITEYFQVKFDIAETTLSGKALPVIENGVLNEKNLKKLRLPVDKLEARLRQSGVSSINDVQIATIESSGQLGYLLKESKRPATKEDIQNLIQLIQSGKINLGNQTFSQENIFTETINKETSDVPSHLQ; encoded by the coding sequence ATGGATCTAAATTTAATTTGGCAAACAGTTCTCATTTTTGTAATTGGTACATTAATCCTAAGGGTTAGTGGTAGAAAATCAATATCTCAGATGACGATTCCTCAAACAGTAATAATGATAGGAATTGGTACATTGCTTATTCAGCCTGTAACAGGTAGAGGGCTCTGGACAACTTTTGGCGTAGCATCTGTATTGGTATTAAGTCTAATAATTACGGAATACTTTCAAGTGAAATTTGACATAGCTGAAACAACACTGTCAGGGAAAGCATTACCAGTAATTGAAAACGGTGTTTTAAACGAGAAGAACTTAAAAAAGCTCCGTCTACCGGTAGATAAGTTAGAAGCCAGACTTCGGCAATCTGGTGTTTCTTCAATTAATGATGTTCAAATTGCAACAATTGAGTCTAGTGGACAATTAGGATATTTATTAAAAGAATCAAAACGTCCTGCAACAAAAGAAGATATACAAAACCTGATTCAATTAATTCAATCTGGGAAAATAAATTTGGGGAACCAAACGTTTTCTCAAGAGAATATCTTTACCGAAACAATAAATAAAGAAACGTCTGATGTACCAAGTCATTTACAATAA
- a CDS encoding transporter substrate-binding domain-containing protein, which translates to MKNFMKNQRFVLITGIISIFLLAACTNDSGSSESQKSTAWDKIQDQGSLKVATSGTLFPTSYHEGDSDKLTGFEVEVVREVAKRLELEVNFTELGFDEMLTSVNTGQVDLAANDIEISEDRKEKFIFSIPFKHSYGIAVVRKDDLSGIEKLEDLKGKKAAGASTSVYMELAREYGAEEVTYDNASNEVYLRDVSIGRTDVILNDFYLSSLGVAAFPDLNITVHPDIKYSPSEVGFVMNKENTELEKNVNRVIEEMLEDGTISTLSAEFFNADVTQKADID; encoded by the coding sequence ATGAAGAATTTCATGAAAAACCAGCGATTTGTATTAATCACTGGCATAATCTCTATATTTCTATTAGCTGCGTGCACAAACGATAGTGGTTCAAGTGAATCACAGAAATCTACTGCATGGGATAAAATTCAAGATCAAGGTTCATTGAAAGTAGCTACATCTGGCACTCTTTTCCCAACTTCTTACCATGAAGGAGATTCAGATAAGTTAACGGGATTTGAAGTGGAAGTTGTACGTGAAGTCGCAAAACGTTTAGAACTTGAAGTGAATTTTACAGAGCTTGGTTTTGATGAAATGCTGACAAGTGTTAACACAGGTCAAGTAGATTTGGCAGCAAATGATATTGAAATTTCAGAAGATCGTAAAGAGAAATTTATTTTTTCCATACCATTTAAACATTCTTACGGAATTGCAGTCGTACGCAAGGATGATTTATCTGGAATCGAAAAATTAGAAGATTTGAAAGGTAAAAAAGCAGCAGGTGCTTCGACTTCTGTCTATATGGAACTTGCTCGAGAATATGGTGCGGAAGAAGTTACCTATGATAATGCTTCAAATGAAGTATATTTGCGTGACGTATCAATCGGTCGTACCGATGTTATATTAAATGATTTCTATCTATCATCTCTTGGCGTTGCTGCATTTCCTGATTTGAATATCACGGTTCACCCTGATATTAAATACAGCCCTTCTGAAGTTGGGTTTGTTATGAATAAAGAAAATACAGAGCTTGAAAAAAACGTTAATCGAGTAATTGAAGAAATGTTAGAAGATGGAACAATTTCAACACTGTCAGCTGAGTTCTTTAACGCTGATGTTACTCAAAAGGCTGACATTGATTAA
- a CDS encoding VLRF1 family aeRF1-type release factor: protein MGLKEEIQYLKEYHSGERSVLSVYLNTNPGDPEQLNGAWKIHLKNGLKDLDKYLAASNNDTELKSFKKLKKKVMDEIGDNRNDLHKGVVIFASENPPLWSVYYVQVPVKSSFHWEDHPVLEEMEYMYKAYPEAGIILPSFGEVRIFDTAMGSIKDELVYIFDANLEEWGEEKNMDPDGQHVIGSSKVDFLESRLRENLYRFYKEMGTNVEQLKKSRGWSEIHVAGEAELAIAFSETLRDKPASCIYKNLNNSQPNEVIHQIFEK from the coding sequence ATGGGATTGAAAGAAGAAATTCAGTATTTAAAAGAATATCACAGTGGTGAGAGAAGTGTATTGAGTGTTTATTTGAACACTAATCCAGGGGATCCTGAACAGTTGAATGGTGCATGGAAAATTCATTTGAAAAACGGATTGAAGGATTTAGACAAGTATTTAGCAGCTTCCAATAATGATACAGAATTGAAATCTTTTAAGAAACTCAAGAAAAAAGTAATGGATGAAATCGGAGATAATCGAAATGATTTGCACAAAGGAGTCGTGATTTTTGCATCAGAGAACCCTCCACTGTGGTCAGTTTATTATGTGCAAGTCCCTGTGAAATCAAGCTTCCATTGGGAAGACCATCCAGTGCTTGAAGAGATGGAATATATGTATAAAGCATATCCGGAAGCAGGAATTATCTTGCCAAGCTTTGGGGAAGTTCGCATATTCGACACTGCTATGGGATCCATCAAAGACGAATTGGTCTACATATTTGATGCGAATCTTGAAGAATGGGGGGAAGAGAAAAACATGGACCCTGATGGTCAACATGTAATTGGGAGCAGTAAAGTAGACTTCTTAGAATCACGCCTTAGAGAAAACTTGTACAGATTCTATAAGGAGATGGGTACAAACGTAGAGCAGCTGAAAAAAAGTCGTGGTTGGAGTGAAATACATGTAGCGGGTGAAGCGGAATTAGCAATTGCTTTCTCCGAAACATTGCGCGATAAACCAGCAAGCTGTATATATAAAAATTTAAATAATAGTCAACCGAATGAAGTAATTCATCAAATTTTCGAAAAATAA
- a CDS encoding cupin domain-containing protein — MAIIKIQGTNKVIEEQNEVASFLEQQEVIYEHWDIEKLPLNLREKFALSDDEKEEILVAFEMEIEDISKRRGYKASDIISLSDSNPNLDNLLKNFQRKHHHTDDEVRFIVSGHGVFIIQSADQRFFEVHLVPGDLISVPENILHYFTLSDDRKVVAIRIFVTIEGWVPVYQESV, encoded by the coding sequence ATGGCGATTATTAAAATTCAAGGAACAAACAAAGTAATTGAAGAACAAAATGAGGTAGCTTCATTTTTGGAGCAACAAGAAGTTATTTACGAACATTGGGACATTGAGAAACTTCCTTTAAACCTTCGCGAAAAATTCGCTCTAAGTGATGATGAAAAAGAGGAAATACTTGTAGCTTTCGAAATGGAAATTGAAGACATTTCAAAACGTCGTGGCTACAAAGCATCTGATATAATCTCCTTGTCAGATTCTAACCCTAATTTAGACAATCTTCTAAAGAACTTCCAAAGAAAACATCATCATACTGATGATGAAGTTCGCTTCATTGTGAGTGGTCATGGTGTATTTATTATTCAGTCCGCAGATCAACGATTTTTTGAAGTACATCTAGTACCAGGTGATTTAATCTCAGTACCAGAAAATATTCTTCATTATTTTACGCTTTCTGATGATCGTAAAGTTGTTGCTATTCGTATATTTGTTACGATAGAGGGATGGGTACCTGTATATCAAGAAAGTGTCTAA